A DNA window from Ctenopharyngodon idella isolate HZGC_01 chromosome 10, HZGC01, whole genome shotgun sequence contains the following coding sequences:
- the clcc1 gene encoding chloride channel CLIC-like protein 1 isoform X4, protein MLNYDPTTKRMRKPTESASYQNVPTKRRGYSSESCDVPQSDASECINKLEVLQKELDEHKKKGTATSSKPVCLPVFKRFLSKLLKETSKLGLPDDETTAMHYDAEVKLSKQSLAEIQKLLNEQNDWTTGAMDEALSQILVKFKHHNHEAWKWRFEDTFHVEVDTVLKVFLIVLIVVAIICTELWFVVSWMVQFRRMFAVCFFISLIWNWFHLYMLAFADHKKKIVEVESFNGQCTGLSQLDWKDSLSAWYRRTWTLQDDPCKRYYEVLVVNPILLVPPTKAITVTIASFITDPLKQIGEGISEFLRALLKDLPVTLQIPVLLTITAAICVFMYGSAQAAVYQAVRLPRLGWRQDPPPPAVGQRQAPQLREHEDVWEGGDAPQPLQIRQGNGNRVNQAGNRGDQVFRAGDANAPQNRQVDRSMELQQEFAETPRGTQRVRVETVHPAGNMSSDDETDFQLRTQEVDPGTKENAEPEVKVEEKEKNASTVDKKEQKDTQSPDGSEPVTNVPPPQIDVKTLGANQGNEHFMCTKRIWAARNDLKLQGASADVAAGEEVYSSFRKPVQESGL, encoded by the exons ATGCTCAACTACGACCCAACGACAAAGCGCATGAGAAAACCCACAGAG tctGCCAGTTACCAAAATGTGCCAACCAAGAGAAGGGGATACAGCTCAGAGTCCTGCGATGTGCCCCAGTCTGATGCATCTGAGTGCATCAATAAACTAGAGGTTTTGCAGAAAGAG TTAGATGAACACAAAAAGAAGGGGACCGCCACCTCTTCAAAGCCAGTATGTCTTCCAGTATTCAAGCGATTCCTTTCCAAGCTCCTTAAAGAAACTTCAAAACTTGGTCTG cCTGATGATGAAACAACAGCCATGCACTATGACGCTGAGGTGAAGCTGTCCAAGCAATCACTGGCAGAGATCCAGAAGCTTTTGAATGAACAGAACGATTGGACCACTGGAGCCATGGATGAGGCTCTCAGTCAAATTCTGGTCAAGTTCAAACACCACAACCACGAAGCCTGGAAGTGGCGTTTTGAAGACACTTTTCATGTGGAGGTTGATACGGTCCTGAAG GTTTTTTTGATTGTCCTGATTGTCGTAGCCATTATCTGCACTGAACTCTGGTTTGTGGTGTCCTGGATGGTCCAGTTCAGGAGAATGTTTGctgtttgcttttttattagCTTGATCTGGAACTGGTTCCATCTTTATATG CTTGCCTTTGCAGACCACAAGAAGAAGATTGTGGAAGTGGAGAGCTTCAATGGCCAATGCACTGGGCTAAGTCAACTGGATTGGAAGGACAGTTTATCAG CGTGGTACAGACGGACATGGACTCTTCAAGATGATCCTTGCAAAAGATATTACGAGGTCCTAGTGGTGAACCCCATTTTGCTTGTGCCTCCAACAAAG GCTATCACAGTCACCATAGCCAGCTTCATCACAGATCCCTTGAAGCAAATTGGGGAGGGCATCAGTGAGTTCCTCAGAGCGCTGCTGAAGGATCTACCAGTTACCCTCCAGATACCTGTGCTGCTTACCATTACAGCAGCCATCTGT GTGTTTATGTATGGAAGTGCTCAGGCAGCTGTATATCAAGCAGTACGTTTGCCCCGGCTCGGCTGGAGACAGGACCCGCCACCTCCTGCAGTAGGACAGCGCCAAGCTCCTCAATTAAGGGAGCATGAGGATGTCTGGGAGGGGGGAGACGCCCCACAGCCACTACAAATACGCCAGGGCAATGGGAACAGGGTGAATCAAGCAGGAAACAGAGGTGACCAGGTCTTCAGGGCAGGAGATGCTAATGCTCCACAAAATAGACAGGTGGACAGAAGCATGGAACTCCAACAGGAATTTGCAGAAACACCCAGAGGAACCCAGAGGGTCAGAGTAGAGACTGTGCATCCTGCAGGTAACATGTCCAGTGATGATGAGACTGATTTTCAGCTGCGGACACAGGAGGTGGACCCTGGTACAAAGGAAAATGCAGAGCCTGAAGTGAAAGTTGAGGAAAAGGAGAAAAATGCATCTACTGTAGACAAAAAGGAGCAGAAAGACACACAGAGTCCAGATGGAAGTGAGCCTGTAACCAATGTGCCTCCTCCTCAGATAGATGTGAAAACACTTGGAGCTAATCAAGGGAATGAG
- the clcc1 gene encoding chloride channel CLIC-like protein 1 isoform X3, which translates to MTDSSLPTLKIMKVPSCSSFGFWRLLMFCSLFVSANYCHQEDDAWTDPYDVINYDPKTKSMRKPTESASYQNVPTKRRGYSSESCDVPQSDASECINKLEVLQKELDEHKKKGTATSSKPVCLPVFKRFLSKLLKETSKLGLPDDETTAMHYDAEVKLSKQSLAEIQKLLNEQNDWTTGAMDEALSQILVKFKHHNHEAWKWRFEDTFHVEVDTVLKVFLIVLIVVAIICTELWFVVSWMVQFRRMFAVCFFISLIWNWFHLYMLAFADHKKKIVEVESFNGQCTGLSQLDWKDSLSAWYRRTWTLQDDPCKRYYEVLVVNPILLVPPTKAITVTIASFITDPLKQIGEGISEFLRALLKDLPVTLQIPVLLTITAAICVFMYGSAQAAVYQAVRLPRLGWRQDPPPPAVGQRQAPQLREHEDVWEGGDAPQPLQIRQGNGNRVNQAGNRGDQVFRAGDANAPQNRQVDRSMELQQEFAETPRGTQRVRVETVHPAGNMSSDDETDFQLRTQEVDPGTKENAEPEVKVEEKEKNASTVDKKEQKDTQSPDGSEPVTNVPPPQIDVKTLGANQGNEGASADVAAGEEVYSSFRKPVQESGL; encoded by the exons ATGACGGACAGCTCTCTCCCAACAC TGAAGATTATGAAGGTGCCGAGCTGTTCGTCGTTTGGATTCTGGAGGCTCCTTATGTTTTGTAGTCTGTTTGTTAGTGCAAATTATTGCCACCAGGAAGATGATGCTTGGACTGATCCATATGACGTGATCAACTACGACCCAAAGACAAAGTCAATGAGAAAACCCACAGAG tctGCCAGTTACCAAAATGTGCCAACCAAGAGAAGGGGATACAGCTCAGAGTCCTGCGATGTGCCCCAGTCTGATGCATCTGAGTGCATCAATAAACTAGAGGTTTTGCAGAAAGAG TTAGATGAACACAAAAAGAAGGGGACCGCCACCTCTTCAAAGCCAGTATGTCTTCCAGTATTCAAGCGATTCCTTTCCAAGCTCCTTAAAGAAACTTCAAAACTTGGTCTG cCTGATGATGAAACAACAGCCATGCACTATGACGCTGAGGTGAAGCTGTCCAAGCAATCACTGGCAGAGATCCAGAAGCTTTTGAATGAACAGAACGATTGGACCACTGGAGCCATGGATGAGGCTCTCAGTCAAATTCTGGTCAAGTTCAAACACCACAACCACGAAGCCTGGAAGTGGCGTTTTGAAGACACTTTTCATGTGGAGGTTGATACGGTCCTGAAG GTTTTTTTGATTGTCCTGATTGTCGTAGCCATTATCTGCACTGAACTCTGGTTTGTGGTGTCCTGGATGGTCCAGTTCAGGAGAATGTTTGctgtttgcttttttattagCTTGATCTGGAACTGGTTCCATCTTTATATG CTTGCCTTTGCAGACCACAAGAAGAAGATTGTGGAAGTGGAGAGCTTCAATGGCCAATGCACTGGGCTAAGTCAACTGGATTGGAAGGACAGTTTATCAG CGTGGTACAGACGGACATGGACTCTTCAAGATGATCCTTGCAAAAGATATTACGAGGTCCTAGTGGTGAACCCCATTTTGCTTGTGCCTCCAACAAAG GCTATCACAGTCACCATAGCCAGCTTCATCACAGATCCCTTGAAGCAAATTGGGGAGGGCATCAGTGAGTTCCTCAGAGCGCTGCTGAAGGATCTACCAGTTACCCTCCAGATACCTGTGCTGCTTACCATTACAGCAGCCATCTGT GTGTTTATGTATGGAAGTGCTCAGGCAGCTGTATATCAAGCAGTACGTTTGCCCCGGCTCGGCTGGAGACAGGACCCGCCACCTCCTGCAGTAGGACAGCGCCAAGCTCCTCAATTAAGGGAGCATGAGGATGTCTGGGAGGGGGGAGACGCCCCACAGCCACTACAAATACGCCAGGGCAATGGGAACAGGGTGAATCAAGCAGGAAACAGAGGTGACCAGGTCTTCAGGGCAGGAGATGCTAATGCTCCACAAAATAGACAGGTGGACAGAAGCATGGAACTCCAACAGGAATTTGCAGAAACACCCAGAGGAACCCAGAGGGTCAGAGTAGAGACTGTGCATCCTGCAGGTAACATGTCCAGTGATGATGAGACTGATTTTCAGCTGCGGACACAGGAGGTGGACCCTGGTACAAAGGAAAATGCAGAGCCTGAAGTGAAAGTTGAGGAAAAGGAGAAAAATGCATCTACTGTAGACAAAAAGGAGCAGAAAGACACACAGAGTCCAGATGGAAGTGAGCCTGTAACCAATGTGCCTCCTCCTCAGATAGATGTGAAAACACTTGGAGCTAATCAAGGGAATGAG
- the clcc1 gene encoding chloride channel CLIC-like protein 1 isoform X2 gives MKVPRGSSFGFCSFLIFCSLFDIANTNIHQEDDAWIDPYDMLNYDPTTKRMRKPTESASYQNVPTKRRGYSSESCDVPQSDASECINKLEVLQKELDEHKKKGTATSSKPVCLPVFKRFLSKLLKETSKLGLPDDETTAMHYDAEVKLSKQSLAEIQKLLNEQNDWTTGAMDEALSQILVKFKHHNHEAWKWRFEDTFHVEVDTVLKVFLIVLIVVAIICTELWFVVSWMVQFRRMFAVCFFISLIWNWFHLYMLAFADHKKKIVEVESFNGQCTGLSQLDWKDSLSAWYRRTWTLQDDPCKRYYEVLVVNPILLVPPTKAITVTIASFITDPLKQIGEGISEFLRALLKDLPVTLQIPVLLTITAAICVFMYGSAQAAVYQAVRLPRLGWRQDPPPPAVGQRQAPQLREHEDVWEGGDAPQPLQIRQGNGNRVNQAGNRGDQVFRAGDANAPQNRQVDRSMELQQEFAETPRGTQRVRVETVHPAGNMSSDDETDFQLRTQEVDPGTKENAEPEVKVEEKEKNASTVDKKEQKDTQSPDGSEPVTNVPPPQIDVKTLGANQGNEHFMCTKRIWAARNDLKLQGASADVAAGEEVYSSFRKPVQESGL, from the exons ATGAAGGTGCCGAGAGGTTCGTCGTTTGGATTCTGTAGTTTCCTTATTTTTTGTAGTCTGTTTGATATTGCAAATACAAATATCCACCAGGAAGATGATGCATGGATCGATCCATATGACATGCTCAACTACGACCCAACGACAAAGCGCATGAGAAAACCCACAGAG tctGCCAGTTACCAAAATGTGCCAACCAAGAGAAGGGGATACAGCTCAGAGTCCTGCGATGTGCCCCAGTCTGATGCATCTGAGTGCATCAATAAACTAGAGGTTTTGCAGAAAGAG TTAGATGAACACAAAAAGAAGGGGACCGCCACCTCTTCAAAGCCAGTATGTCTTCCAGTATTCAAGCGATTCCTTTCCAAGCTCCTTAAAGAAACTTCAAAACTTGGTCTG cCTGATGATGAAACAACAGCCATGCACTATGACGCTGAGGTGAAGCTGTCCAAGCAATCACTGGCAGAGATCCAGAAGCTTTTGAATGAACAGAACGATTGGACCACTGGAGCCATGGATGAGGCTCTCAGTCAAATTCTGGTCAAGTTCAAACACCACAACCACGAAGCCTGGAAGTGGCGTTTTGAAGACACTTTTCATGTGGAGGTTGATACGGTCCTGAAG GTTTTTTTGATTGTCCTGATTGTCGTAGCCATTATCTGCACTGAACTCTGGTTTGTGGTGTCCTGGATGGTCCAGTTCAGGAGAATGTTTGctgtttgcttttttattagCTTGATCTGGAACTGGTTCCATCTTTATATG CTTGCCTTTGCAGACCACAAGAAGAAGATTGTGGAAGTGGAGAGCTTCAATGGCCAATGCACTGGGCTAAGTCAACTGGATTGGAAGGACAGTTTATCAG CGTGGTACAGACGGACATGGACTCTTCAAGATGATCCTTGCAAAAGATATTACGAGGTCCTAGTGGTGAACCCCATTTTGCTTGTGCCTCCAACAAAG GCTATCACAGTCACCATAGCCAGCTTCATCACAGATCCCTTGAAGCAAATTGGGGAGGGCATCAGTGAGTTCCTCAGAGCGCTGCTGAAGGATCTACCAGTTACCCTCCAGATACCTGTGCTGCTTACCATTACAGCAGCCATCTGT GTGTTTATGTATGGAAGTGCTCAGGCAGCTGTATATCAAGCAGTACGTTTGCCCCGGCTCGGCTGGAGACAGGACCCGCCACCTCCTGCAGTAGGACAGCGCCAAGCTCCTCAATTAAGGGAGCATGAGGATGTCTGGGAGGGGGGAGACGCCCCACAGCCACTACAAATACGCCAGGGCAATGGGAACAGGGTGAATCAAGCAGGAAACAGAGGTGACCAGGTCTTCAGGGCAGGAGATGCTAATGCTCCACAAAATAGACAGGTGGACAGAAGCATGGAACTCCAACAGGAATTTGCAGAAACACCCAGAGGAACCCAGAGGGTCAGAGTAGAGACTGTGCATCCTGCAGGTAACATGTCCAGTGATGATGAGACTGATTTTCAGCTGCGGACACAGGAGGTGGACCCTGGTACAAAGGAAAATGCAGAGCCTGAAGTGAAAGTTGAGGAAAAGGAGAAAAATGCATCTACTGTAGACAAAAAGGAGCAGAAAGACACACAGAGTCCAGATGGAAGTGAGCCTGTAACCAATGTGCCTCCTCCTCAGATAGATGTGAAAACACTTGGAGCTAATCAAGGGAATGAG
- the clcc1 gene encoding chloride channel CLIC-like protein 1 isoform X1 — MTDSSLPTLKIMKVPSCSSFGFWRLLMFCSLFVSANYCHQEDDAWTDPYDVINYDPKTKSMRKPTESASYQNVPTKRRGYSSESCDVPQSDASECINKLEVLQKELDEHKKKGTATSSKPVCLPVFKRFLSKLLKETSKLGLPDDETTAMHYDAEVKLSKQSLAEIQKLLNEQNDWTTGAMDEALSQILVKFKHHNHEAWKWRFEDTFHVEVDTVLKVFLIVLIVVAIICTELWFVVSWMVQFRRMFAVCFFISLIWNWFHLYMLAFADHKKKIVEVESFNGQCTGLSQLDWKDSLSAWYRRTWTLQDDPCKRYYEVLVVNPILLVPPTKAITVTIASFITDPLKQIGEGISEFLRALLKDLPVTLQIPVLLTITAAICVFMYGSAQAAVYQAVRLPRLGWRQDPPPPAVGQRQAPQLREHEDVWEGGDAPQPLQIRQGNGNRVNQAGNRGDQVFRAGDANAPQNRQVDRSMELQQEFAETPRGTQRVRVETVHPAGNMSSDDETDFQLRTQEVDPGTKENAEPEVKVEEKEKNASTVDKKEQKDTQSPDGSEPVTNVPPPQIDVKTLGANQGNEHFMCTKRIWAARNDLKLQGASADVAAGEEVYSSFRKPVQESGL, encoded by the exons ATGACGGACAGCTCTCTCCCAACAC TGAAGATTATGAAGGTGCCGAGCTGTTCGTCGTTTGGATTCTGGAGGCTCCTTATGTTTTGTAGTCTGTTTGTTAGTGCAAATTATTGCCACCAGGAAGATGATGCTTGGACTGATCCATATGACGTGATCAACTACGACCCAAAGACAAAGTCAATGAGAAAACCCACAGAG tctGCCAGTTACCAAAATGTGCCAACCAAGAGAAGGGGATACAGCTCAGAGTCCTGCGATGTGCCCCAGTCTGATGCATCTGAGTGCATCAATAAACTAGAGGTTTTGCAGAAAGAG TTAGATGAACACAAAAAGAAGGGGACCGCCACCTCTTCAAAGCCAGTATGTCTTCCAGTATTCAAGCGATTCCTTTCCAAGCTCCTTAAAGAAACTTCAAAACTTGGTCTG cCTGATGATGAAACAACAGCCATGCACTATGACGCTGAGGTGAAGCTGTCCAAGCAATCACTGGCAGAGATCCAGAAGCTTTTGAATGAACAGAACGATTGGACCACTGGAGCCATGGATGAGGCTCTCAGTCAAATTCTGGTCAAGTTCAAACACCACAACCACGAAGCCTGGAAGTGGCGTTTTGAAGACACTTTTCATGTGGAGGTTGATACGGTCCTGAAG GTTTTTTTGATTGTCCTGATTGTCGTAGCCATTATCTGCACTGAACTCTGGTTTGTGGTGTCCTGGATGGTCCAGTTCAGGAGAATGTTTGctgtttgcttttttattagCTTGATCTGGAACTGGTTCCATCTTTATATG CTTGCCTTTGCAGACCACAAGAAGAAGATTGTGGAAGTGGAGAGCTTCAATGGCCAATGCACTGGGCTAAGTCAACTGGATTGGAAGGACAGTTTATCAG CGTGGTACAGACGGACATGGACTCTTCAAGATGATCCTTGCAAAAGATATTACGAGGTCCTAGTGGTGAACCCCATTTTGCTTGTGCCTCCAACAAAG GCTATCACAGTCACCATAGCCAGCTTCATCACAGATCCCTTGAAGCAAATTGGGGAGGGCATCAGTGAGTTCCTCAGAGCGCTGCTGAAGGATCTACCAGTTACCCTCCAGATACCTGTGCTGCTTACCATTACAGCAGCCATCTGT GTGTTTATGTATGGAAGTGCTCAGGCAGCTGTATATCAAGCAGTACGTTTGCCCCGGCTCGGCTGGAGACAGGACCCGCCACCTCCTGCAGTAGGACAGCGCCAAGCTCCTCAATTAAGGGAGCATGAGGATGTCTGGGAGGGGGGAGACGCCCCACAGCCACTACAAATACGCCAGGGCAATGGGAACAGGGTGAATCAAGCAGGAAACAGAGGTGACCAGGTCTTCAGGGCAGGAGATGCTAATGCTCCACAAAATAGACAGGTGGACAGAAGCATGGAACTCCAACAGGAATTTGCAGAAACACCCAGAGGAACCCAGAGGGTCAGAGTAGAGACTGTGCATCCTGCAGGTAACATGTCCAGTGATGATGAGACTGATTTTCAGCTGCGGACACAGGAGGTGGACCCTGGTACAAAGGAAAATGCAGAGCCTGAAGTGAAAGTTGAGGAAAAGGAGAAAAATGCATCTACTGTAGACAAAAAGGAGCAGAAAGACACACAGAGTCCAGATGGAAGTGAGCCTGTAACCAATGTGCCTCCTCCTCAGATAGATGTGAAAACACTTGGAGCTAATCAAGGGAATGAG